From Leishmania braziliensis MHOM/BR/75/M2904 complete genome, chromosome 35:
GTGTGGGAAGAGACCGCTCTAATGTATAAAAGAAACCATAGCGGACGAGAAGGGCACACAAGAAGCCtgcggcagagagaagggcggaaAAGACAACAAACCAAGACCACGGCAAGGGAGCAGAAGCAAGCTGACCTCTTTTGTTTATGGCGTTGCTGCTACGATGTTATGCACCTCTTCGCTCACCCTAGatcctttttttcctttgcttcaCGCAGTTCAACGACATCACCTCCTCTATTACGCACTGAATTGCTCCATACAAACACGTTGTACGCATCAACAGAAAGAAACAACAAAGGAAGATGGGCACGCAGCGCGTCTGTTCTGCGGCTGTTACACCGTGACGGGCTGCTGCTACGCGTCGTACTCCCCTGATTTTCTTCGGCTCCATCGTCTTGTGCGCCCTGCAGCGCacgagaagcagcaggcATCAAGGCCGGCGGTGATGGCACAAGTGAAGCAAGCGGGTGTATGCGCACCTACTTGCCGCGGCCACCCTTCATGCGTGTGACACCTGGGGCACCGGCAAACATACCGCCCATACCTGCCTTGCTCATGGCCATGTTGCCGCcacgaccgccgccgctgccagctgCTTGCTTCTTGCCAGCGTCGGATTCCGGGTTTGTCACGGTCTCATCGATCGAGAGAATCAGGCAGGCCGCCTCCGTGGCGCTCTGCAGCGCATTCCGCTTTACCAGCGTAGGCTCCCACACAAAGTTAGCGAAGGTGTCACACACACCGCCGTTGAAGATGTCCACGCCATACCACTGGCTGTCCCTTTCAGAGGTCACGTAGTGCTTCTGGCGCAGCTTGTTCACTGTGCCAGTGCTATCGTGGCCGGCGTTCTCAGCAAGCTGGCGCGGAATGATTTCCAGCGCGCGGGCGTAGCCGGCGACCACCATCTGTTCCTTGCCCTTGATCGTCCGCGAGTACTCGCGCAGTTTCTTACTCAGCTCCATCTCGATGGCACCACCCCCGCCAACGACAGAGCCAGTCTTGATGGCGCGTTTCACAATGCAGATGGCGTCGTGCAGAGAGCGGTCCGCCTCCTCAATGAACTGCTGGGCACCACCGCGCAGAATGACGGTGGATGTCTTCGAGGTCTTGCAGCCAGTGAAAAAGTTAAAGCGCTCCGTACCGACCTGGCGTTCTTCAAACATCCCACACCTGCCAAGCACCTCAGCCGGCACGTTGTTCAGTGTGGACTGCACTACACCACCCGTAGCCATGCACACGCGTGTCATGTCATCGTTCGCCACGCGGCCGGCGCAGAAGATGTCTCGATCTGCAAAGTACTGCGTGGCTAAGTCACCGATCGGCAGGCGAGAGAGCACCACATTGGCACCTGTCGCAACACACTTGTCCAGCTTATCGAAGATGATCTTCCACTCTGCATCGACTATAGACTGGTACTGCTTAGGGTCCTTGAGGCGCACCTCCGCGTTATCCTTCTCTGCTTTGAGCTCCAGCTCCAcattcagcagcagcaccttcgGGTTATCAAACttcttgcgctgctgctcaaaACCAGCGTAGGAGAAGGTCTTCTTGAACGCAACACCGTCCACGAGAACGCTGTCGCGCATGCTACCACCAGCCACCTTCTTGATGCCAATGAGCTCAAGGTTCATATCCTCGTCGAGCGCCATCACCGCCTTCACCGCCATCTCAGCGAAGAAGCGGCGCTCTGTGTTAATCAGCTTCGAGTTGAGCGCGGTCTCGGCACAGCGAATCAAGTTCTCTTCGCTCGAGTTGCCCTCGGCCTTGAACGGAACGCACAGCTCATCCAGCGCCTTCATCGCGATGCTAAGGGAGTTTCGGTAGGCTTTGACAATCACCTGCGGCGCAATGCCGTCCTCCACGCACTGCTTTGactccttcagcagctcgCCAGCG
This genomic window contains:
- a CDS encoding putative T-complex protein 1, eta subunit, coding for MIQPQLVLLREGTDTSQGKPQLISNINACISIVDTVKSTLGPCGMDKLIHNGRDVQISNDGATIMNLLEIVHPAAKSLVDIARAQDNEVGDGTTSVVVLAGELLKESKQCVEDGIAPQVIVKAYRNSLSIAMKALDELCVPFKAEGNSSEENLIRCAETALNSKLINTERRFFAEMAVKAVMALDEDMNLELIGIKKVAGGSMRDSVLVDGVAFKKTFSYAGFEQQRKKFDNPKVLLLNVELELKAEKDNAEVRLKDPKQYQSIVDAEWKIIFDKLDKCVATGANVVLSRLPIGDLATQYFADRDIFCAGRVANDDMTRVCMATGGVVQSTLNNVPAEVLGRCGMFEERQVGTERFNFFTGCKTSKTSTVILRGGAQQFIEEADRSLHDAICIVKRAIKTGSVVGGGGAIEMELSKKLREYSRTIKGKEQMVVAGYARALEIIPRQLAENAGHDSTGTVNKLRQKHYVTSERDSQWYGVDIFNGGVCDTFANFVWEPTLVKRNALQSATEAACLILSIDETVTNPESDAGKKQAAGSGGGRGGNMAMSKAGMGGMFAGAPGVTRMKGGRGK